Proteins from a single region of Pseudopedobacter saltans DSM 12145:
- a CDS encoding M28 family metallopeptidase yields the protein MKNKIYTIFTLILLSAILSCKGQSSEPIVDIKETQRILKTLASDDMRGRNVLVPEDINRAAMFIAKEFAKIGLKGFEGDTSYYQEFEKRYKGRRLNLKNVIGVLPGKKRPNEFVVFSAHYDHIGILPAIGQDSIANGADDNASGVSAMIQLAKIFKNQNANERTLLFVAFTGEEVGFWGSEYFSDKVNAKNIVAMLNLEMIGKESKFGKNTAYITGFRFSDLGKIMQNHLKNTKFMLYEDPYTTQQLFYRSDNMPLVKKGIPAHTLSTVQINKDETYHTVKDEVEQLDVDNIAGVIKMVAIGMSGIVSGEETPTRIKANRR from the coding sequence ATGAAAAATAAAATCTATACCATATTTACGCTAATTCTTTTATCAGCTATACTTTCCTGTAAAGGCCAGAGTTCAGAACCTATTGTAGATATAAAAGAGACACAACGCATTCTGAAAACATTGGCTTCTGATGATATGAGGGGAAGGAATGTATTGGTACCAGAGGATATTAATCGGGCAGCTATGTTTATCGCTAAAGAATTTGCCAAAATTGGGTTGAAAGGTTTTGAAGGAGATACATCCTATTATCAGGAGTTTGAGAAGCGATATAAAGGACGCCGGCTCAATTTGAAAAATGTGATAGGTGTACTGCCAGGTAAAAAAAGGCCAAATGAATTTGTAGTTTTTTCTGCACATTACGATCATATTGGCATCCTGCCTGCTATAGGTCAGGATTCAATAGCGAACGGAGCAGATGATAATGCCTCGGGAGTTTCGGCTATGATACAGCTGGCCAAAATCTTCAAAAACCAAAACGCCAACGAAAGGACATTGCTATTTGTCGCATTTACCGGAGAAGAAGTTGGCTTCTGGGGCTCCGAATATTTTTCGGATAAAGTGAACGCAAAAAATATAGTCGCTATGTTGAACCTGGAGATGATAGGTAAAGAATCCAAATTTGGTAAAAACACAGCTTATATTACCGGATTCAGGTTTAGCGATTTGGGTAAAATCATGCAAAACCATTTAAAAAACACAAAATTTATGCTGTATGAAGACCCCTATACAACACAGCAGCTGTTTTATCGTTCCGATAATATGCCCTTGGTAAAGAAAGGCATTCCGGCCCATACACTTTCTACGGTACAAATCAATAAAGATGAGACTTATCATACAGTAAAGGATGAAGTTGAACAACTGGATGTCGATAATATTGCGGGGGTAATAAAAATGGTTGCTATTGGAATGTCGGGCATTGTGTCCGGAGAAGAAACTCCGACAAGGATTAAAGCGAACAGAAGATGA